From Microcystis aeruginosa NIES-2549, a single genomic window includes:
- a CDS encoding AAA family ATPase — protein MKEELEILVKAQYPLIYLVTSEEERAEEAISKIAQLNTQHRRVFVWTVTHGMIEQGQPRQTSQHNTVSPEAAIEWVVRQREAGIYIFKDLHPFITSAPVTRWLRDAIASFKGTEKIIILMSPLQEVPIELEKDVVVLDFPLPDMGELDTVLSQHLTRNQNRRTTTEVREKLLKAALGLTKDEAEKVYRKAYVKASKLTEDEVEIVLSEKKQLIRRNGILEYIEEDETINAVGGLEELKKWLKQRSNAFTERARGYGLPQPKGMLILGVPGCGKSLIAKTTSRLWSLPLLRLDMGRVYDGSMVGRSEANLRNALKTAESISPAILFIDELDKAFAGGTGSADSDGGTSSRIFGSFLTWMQEKTSPVFVMATANRIERLPGEFLRKGRFDEIFFVDLPNSEERQDIFNIHLTKRRSDISRFDLEQLAKVSDGFSGAEIEQALIAAMYEAFAQDREFTQLDIIAAIKATLPLSRTMTEQVTALRDWARQRARPASASVAEYQRLEF, from the coding sequence ATGAAAGAAGAGCTAGAAATTCTCGTCAAGGCTCAGTATCCCCTGATTTACCTCGTCACCTCCGAGGAGGAAAGGGCGGAAGAAGCCATCAGCAAAATAGCCCAACTAAATACACAACATCGACGGGTGTTTGTCTGGACTGTCACCCACGGCATGATCGAACAGGGTCAACCGCGCCAAACCAGTCAACATAATACCGTGTCTCCAGAAGCGGCGATCGAATGGGTAGTGCGTCAACGGGAAGCGGGCATCTACATCTTCAAAGACCTGCATCCGTTCATCACTTCCGCTCCGGTCACTCGCTGGCTAAGAGATGCGATCGCCAGCTTTAAAGGAACCGAAAAAATCATTATTTTAATGTCTCCCCTGCAAGAAGTCCCCATAGAACTAGAGAAAGACGTAGTAGTTCTAGATTTTCCCCTGCCGGACATGGGAGAGTTAGATACGGTTCTCTCGCAACACCTAACCAGAAATCAAAATCGTCGTACCACCACAGAGGTCCGGGAAAAACTCCTGAAAGCGGCCTTGGGTTTAACCAAAGATGAAGCCGAAAAAGTTTACCGGAAAGCCTATGTAAAAGCGAGCAAATTGACGGAAGACGAGGTAGAAATCGTCCTTTCCGAGAAAAAACAACTGATTCGCCGCAACGGAATTTTAGAATACATTGAAGAGGACGAGACCATCAATGCCGTCGGCGGTCTGGAAGAATTAAAAAAATGGTTAAAACAGCGCTCAAACGCCTTTACAGAAAGAGCCAGAGGTTACGGACTCCCCCAACCGAAAGGGATGCTAATTTTAGGAGTACCCGGCTGTGGTAAGTCCTTAATCGCTAAAACCACCTCGCGTCTCTGGAGTTTACCGCTCCTGCGCTTAGATATGGGACGGGTTTACGATGGTTCCATGGTGGGACGGTCCGAGGCTAACCTGCGTAATGCCTTAAAAACTGCCGAATCCATCTCTCCGGCCATTCTTTTCATCGATGAATTAGATAAAGCTTTTGCCGGTGGCACGGGATCCGCCGATTCCGATGGGGGAACCTCTAGCCGCATCTTCGGCTCCTTCCTGACTTGGATGCAGGAAAAAACCTCGCCCGTCTTCGTCATGGCCACAGCTAACCGGATTGAACGGCTACCCGGGGAATTTCTCCGTAAGGGGCGCTTCGATGAAATCTTCTTTGTCGATTTGCCCAATTCCGAAGAAAGACAAGATATCTTTAATATTCACCTGACTAAACGACGCTCCGACATTTCTCGCTTCGATTTGGAGCAGTTAGCCAAGGTATCCGATGGGTTTTCCGGTGCGGAAATAGAACAGGCGCTGATTGCCGCCATGTATGAGGCCTTCGCCCAGGATCGCGAATTCACGCAATTAGACATTATTGCGGCGATTAAGGCGACTCTGCCCCTATCTCGCACCATGACCGAACAGGTAACGGCCCTGCGTGATTGGGCCAGACAACGCGCCCGACCTGCTTCGGCCTCCGTCGCTGAGTACCAGCGATTGGAGTTCTAA
- a CDS encoding DUF1257 domain-containing protein — MSHFSTLRTKITDAEILKASLRDLGISVKTEADVRGYNGQRVRSDIVAVLDGEYDLGWSRNTDGSFDLIADLWGVAKKHNQTELINSINQKYAVNKTLSEVKQRGLQNANVKLVVQS; from the coding sequence ATGTCTCATTTTAGCACTCTCCGGACCAAAATCACCGATGCCGAAATCCTCAAAGCTTCTCTCCGCGACCTCGGTATTAGCGTAAAAACCGAAGCTGATGTTCGTGGTTACAACGGTCAACGGGTTCGCTCCGACATCGTTGCTGTTCTCGATGGCGAATATGATCTCGGTTGGTCTCGCAATACCGACGGCAGTTTCGATTTAATCGCCGACCTCTGGGGTGTAGCCAAAAAACACAATCAAACCGAATTGATCAACTCGATTAACCAAAAATACGCTGTGAACAAAACCCTATCCGAAGTGAAACAGCGCGGTCTGCAAAACGCTAACGTTAAGCTAGTCGTTCAAAGCTAA
- a CDS encoding class I SAM-dependent methyltransferase — MLRPEERTKLDPTKDSDFYAFPRFVTHVDEGFIDQLTALYREILSPNTRILDLMSSWVSHLPEEMEFEHIEGHGMNGEELAKNPRLHSYFVQDLNAQPKLPLEDSSFDAVLITVSVQYLQYPEAIFAELYRILKPNGLVVVSFSNRMFYQKAIAAWRDNSDLGRVALVKSYFKSVAGFREVQAIVRAATTPSFLQMLGIMVADPFYAVIGKKNPL, encoded by the coding sequence ATGCTCCGACCCGAAGAAAGAACTAAACTCGATCCGACCAAAGACAGCGATTTTTATGCTTTTCCCCGCTTCGTCACCCACGTGGATGAGGGTTTTATCGATCAATTAACCGCTCTCTACCGAGAGATATTATCGCCGAATACACGCATTTTAGACCTGATGAGCAGCTGGGTGTCCCATTTACCGGAGGAGATGGAATTTGAGCATATCGAAGGTCACGGGATGAATGGGGAGGAGTTAGCCAAAAATCCCCGCTTGCATAGTTATTTTGTCCAGGACCTGAATGCACAGCCAAAATTGCCCCTAGAGGATAGTTCTTTTGATGCGGTGTTAATCACGGTGTCGGTGCAGTATTTGCAGTATCCAGAGGCGATTTTTGCGGAACTGTATCGCATTTTAAAGCCTAATGGTCTGGTGGTGGTCAGTTTTTCCAATCGGATGTTTTACCAAAAAGCGATCGCTGCTTGGCGCGATAATAGCGATTTAGGCCGGGTGGCCCTAGTGAAATCCTATTTTAAATCGGTGGCGGGATTTAGGGAAGTACAGGCGATCGTTCGTGCTGCTACTACCCCCAGTTTCCTACAAATGTTAGGAATTATGGTCGCCGATCCCTTCTATGCAGTGATAGGGAAAAAGAATCCTCTCTAG
- a CDS encoding M16 family metallopeptidase: MSASPIHRLTLENGITLLVVENTAVELVAGRIFLKNAGTRWEKAEKAGLFRLLAVLLTKGTEKLSSLEIADRIESTGAGLSADTGTDYFVVSLKTVTKDFLDILRLAAEIIRFPSFPPPEIELEKNLTRQSIRSQLEQPFNVAFNQLRAAMYPNHPYGMSLLGTEATVSQLQRDDLLAYHSRFFRPDNLVISLSGRITLEQAVKAVTEIFGSWSIPDLPLSSLPPAAFDFQPTCLTTVQASQQAIVMLGYPGSSVQEDDYAVLKLLSTYLGNGLSSRLFVELREKRGLAYDVSAFYPTRLDSSQFVIYMGTAPQNTAMALSGLRQEAERLYKVTLSEEELQSAKNKLLGQYALGKQTNAEIAQLYGWYESLGLGIEFDRTFLDSINQITPEQARSVASKYFQNPYISLVGPENAIAEIL, from the coding sequence ATGTCCGCTTCCCCCATTCACCGCTTAACCTTAGAAAATGGCATCACCCTTTTAGTGGTGGAAAATACGGCCGTGGAGTTAGTTGCAGGGAGGATTTTTCTCAAAAATGCGGGTACTCGGTGGGAAAAAGCCGAAAAAGCGGGTTTATTTCGTCTTTTAGCCGTGCTGCTCACCAAAGGTACAGAAAAGTTATCTTCCCTAGAAATTGCTGATCGCATTGAGTCCACGGGGGCCGGTTTAAGTGCGGACACGGGGACCGATTATTTTGTGGTTAGTTTAAAGACTGTTACCAAGGATTTTTTAGATATATTGCGTCTAGCGGCGGAAATTATTCGTTTTCCCAGTTTTCCACCCCCAGAAATCGAATTAGAGAAAAATCTCACCCGTCAAAGCATTCGCTCTCAATTGGAACAGCCTTTTAATGTGGCTTTTAATCAATTACGCGCCGCTATGTACCCCAATCACCCCTATGGTATGTCTTTATTGGGTACGGAGGCAACGGTTTCGCAATTGCAACGGGATGACCTGCTGGCCTATCATAGTCGCTTTTTCCGTCCCGATAACTTGGTAATTAGTCTTTCTGGCCGTATTACCCTAGAGCAAGCAGTAAAAGCAGTGACGGAAATTTTTGGCAGTTGGTCAATTCCCGATCTTCCTTTATCTAGTTTACCCCCAGCTGCTTTTGATTTTCAGCCCACCTGTTTAACTACCGTCCAAGCTAGTCAACAGGCGATCGTTATGTTAGGATACCCCGGCTCTTCTGTGCAAGAGGATGATTATGCCGTTTTAAAATTATTGAGTACCTATCTGGGGAATGGTTTATCTAGTCGTTTATTCGTGGAATTGCGAGAAAAACGGGGATTAGCCTACGATGTTTCCGCTTTTTATCCCACCCGTCTCGATTCTTCCCAATTTGTCATTTATATGGGAACTGCACCCCAAAACACAGCCATGGCCCTGTCGGGATTGCGTCAGGAAGCAGAAAGGTTATATAAAGTAACTTTGAGCGAGGAGGAGTTACAGTCAGCTAAAAATAAGTTATTGGGTCAATATGCTCTCGGTAAACAAACTAACGCCGAAATCGCTCAATTATACGGTTGGTACGAAAGCTTAGGTTTGGGGATTGAATTTGATCGCACTTTCCTGGATTCTATTAATCAGATTACTCCCGAACAAGCGCGATCGGTAGCCAGTAAATATTTTCAAAATCCTTACATTTCTTTAGTCGGTCCAGAAAATGCGATCGCTGAAATTCTCTAG
- a CDS encoding M16 family metallopeptidase: MIKSIAQCQTSSFPAQVWQLDHGLTVIHQYLPVTPVVVVDVWVKAGAIAEPDPWLGMAHFLEHMIFKGTKKLPPGLFDYLIENCGGMTNAATSHDYAHFYLTTSVDQIEHTLPHLAEILLHAEIDDEEFYREKDVVLEELRACYDDPDWIAYQTLCGSIYQNHPYGRSILGDEPRLEQLTPNQMRCFHRTYYQPENMCVAIIGGIEPQPALEIIRQSFREFPVPSESPPHLVVAEPPLIEIRRSQVYLPHLEHSRLLMGWTGPGCDRLEDAFGLDLLSVILAGGRCSRLVRQLREEAQIVLDINSNFSLQRDSSLFTIGAWLSSPQTETIEAIICEHLQHLHDHPVTPPELHRTQQLLANDYIFSTETPGQLAGLYGYYQTLRAADLATIYPQVIQSLQPSDLQRLARQYLSPERYAITIMQPCE, translated from the coding sequence TTGATCAAGTCGATAGCGCAGTGTCAAACGAGTTCTTTTCCCGCTCAGGTATGGCAATTAGATCACGGTTTAACCGTAATTCATCAGTATTTACCCGTGACTCCTGTGGTGGTGGTGGATGTGTGGGTGAAAGCAGGTGCGATCGCTGAACCCGACCCATGGTTAGGTATGGCCCATTTTCTCGAACACATGATCTTTAAGGGGACGAAAAAACTTCCCCCCGGACTCTTTGACTATTTAATCGAAAATTGTGGCGGCATGACCAACGCTGCCACCAGTCACGATTACGCGCACTTCTATCTCACCACCAGTGTGGATCAAATTGAACATACCTTACCCCATCTGGCCGAAATTCTCCTCCATGCTGAGATTGACGATGAGGAATTCTATCGGGAAAAAGATGTAGTTTTAGAAGAATTACGGGCCTGTTATGATGATCCCGATTGGATTGCCTACCAAACCCTCTGCGGAAGTATCTATCAAAACCATCCCTACGGACGCTCTATTTTAGGTGATGAACCCCGTTTAGAGCAATTAACCCCCAATCAAATGCGCTGTTTCCATCGCACCTATTATCAACCAGAAAATATGTGTGTGGCGATTATCGGGGGAATTGAACCCCAACCAGCTTTAGAAATTATCCGGCAATCTTTTCGGGAATTTCCCGTCCCCTCGGAATCCCCTCCCCATTTAGTGGTTGCCGAACCCCCCCTGATCGAAATTCGTCGTTCCCAAGTATATTTACCCCACCTAGAACATTCTCGTCTCTTGATGGGATGGACTGGACCAGGATGCGATCGCCTAGAAGATGCCTTTGGATTAGACTTGCTTTCGGTAATTCTTGCCGGGGGACGCTGTTCGCGGTTAGTGCGACAGCTGCGAGAAGAAGCGCAAATCGTCCTCGATATTAACAGTAATTTTTCCCTGCAACGAGATTCCAGTCTCTTTACCATCGGCGCTTGGCTATCTAGCCCACAAACTGAGACAATCGAAGCTATTATCTGTGAACATCTCCAACATCTGCACGATCATCCCGTCACCCCCCCAGAATTACACCGCACTCAACAGTTATTAGCTAACGATTATATTTTCTCCACAGAAACCCCGGGCCAATTAGCGGGACTCTATGGATATTATCAAACCCTGAGAGCTGCCGACCTAGCCACGATCTATCCCCAAGTTATCCAAAGTTTGCAACCGTCAGATCTCCAGCGTCTGGCTCGTCAGTATCTCTCCCCGGAGCGATATGCTATTACAATAATGCAACCCTGTGAATAA
- a CDS encoding pantothenate kinase — translation MTEQDTDWIGLMIGNSRLHWGYFRGQTLLTCLDTPHLTEPPSNEFLQQIFPKLLTNECKRALVVASVVPSQKELWANYGNLRIITLKDIPLLDLYPTFGIDRALAVLGAGKKYGFPCLVIDAGTALTFTGVDRDKKLVGGAILPGLKVQLASLRERTAALPEVSLSERLPQMWAKETAEGIRSGIIYTILAGIEKFSQEWLNLYPESGIILTGGDGDLIRDYWQENAIKSPLVDKTIIFQGIAAVKGISSCLIDKGEHI, via the coding sequence ATGACTGAGCAAGATACTGACTGGATAGGTTTGATGATCGGCAATTCTCGGCTACATTGGGGGTATTTTCGCGGTCAAACCCTGTTAACTTGTCTCGATACTCCCCACCTGACCGAACCCCCAAGTAATGAATTTTTGCAACAAATTTTCCCTAAACTCTTGACAAATGAATGCAAACGTGCATTGGTTGTCGCCTCTGTGGTTCCTAGCCAAAAAGAATTATGGGCAAATTATGGCAATTTACGGATAATTACTTTAAAAGATATTCCTTTATTGGATTTATATCCAACATTCGGCATTGATCGAGCTTTAGCTGTCTTAGGTGCGGGAAAAAAATATGGATTTCCCTGTTTAGTCATCGATGCGGGAACAGCCTTAACTTTTACGGGAGTGGATAGGGATAAAAAGCTAGTGGGAGGAGCAATTTTACCCGGGTTAAAGGTGCAATTAGCCAGTTTAAGGGAACGGACGGCAGCCTTGCCAGAGGTGTCCTTATCGGAAAGATTACCGCAGATGTGGGCAAAAGAAACAGCAGAAGGGATAAGAAGTGGGATAATTTATACAATTTTGGCGGGAATAGAAAAATTCAGTCAGGAATGGTTAAATTTATATCCAGAGAGCGGGATAATTTTAACGGGGGGAGATGGGGACTTAATTAGGGATTACTGGCAAGAAAACGCCATTAAATCACCCCTAGTGGATAAGACGATAATTTTTCAGGGAATTGCCGCAGTTAAGGGAATCTCTTCCTGTTTAATTGACAAAGGCGAACATATCTAG
- a CDS encoding NAD-dependent epimerase/dehydratase family protein, with protein sequence MAIVLVTGSAGLIGSESVRFFCDRGYTVVGIDNNMRQVFFGEDASTEWNRAKLSQDYGDKYIHHAVDIRDHEAIAAIFKTYSHDISLIIHTAAQPSHDWAAKDPYMDFSVNANGTLVLLENTRQHCPQAVFIFCSTNKVYGDRPNELPLIEKELRWEISENHPYFAHGIDELMSIDACKHSLFGASKVAADVLVQEYGRYFEMKTASFRGGCLTGPSHSGTQLHGFLSYLMKCTMIGKEYSIYGYKGKQVRDNIHSYDLVNAFYHFYQAPRVAEVYNIGGSRFSNCSMLEAIQECEAIADKKLNWQYVETNRIGDHIWWISDVSKFKNHYPDWQLTYTVTDILKEIFSQNVSRWT encoded by the coding sequence ATGGCGATCGTTCTAGTAACCGGTTCTGCTGGTTTAATCGGTTCCGAATCAGTCAGATTTTTTTGTGATCGGGGTTATACCGTTGTCGGCATCGATAATAATATGCGTCAGGTATTTTTTGGCGAAGACGCTTCAACGGAGTGGAATCGAGCCAAATTATCCCAAGATTACGGGGATAAATACATTCACCATGCTGTGGATATTCGCGATCATGAAGCTATTGCAGCTATATTTAAAACCTATAGTCATGATATATCCTTGATTATCCACACGGCGGCGCAACCTTCCCACGATTGGGCAGCTAAGGATCCCTATATGGATTTTAGTGTCAATGCTAACGGAACTTTAGTATTATTAGAAAATACTCGTCAACACTGTCCCCAAGCAGTATTTATTTTCTGTTCCACTAATAAAGTTTACGGGGATAGACCGAATGAATTACCTTTAATAGAAAAAGAATTACGTTGGGAAATCTCGGAAAATCATCCTTATTTTGCTCATGGTATTGACGAGTTGATGAGTATTGATGCTTGTAAACATTCTTTGTTCGGTGCCTCGAAAGTGGCGGCGGATGTATTAGTACAGGAATACGGGCGTTATTTTGAGATGAAAACTGCCTCTTTTCGTGGCGGTTGTTTAACCGGTCCAAGTCATTCGGGAACGCAATTACACGGGTTTTTATCCTACTTGATGAAATGTACGATGATCGGCAAAGAATACAGTATTTATGGGTATAAGGGTAAGCAGGTACGCGATAACATTCATAGTTACGATCTCGTCAATGCTTTCTATCATTTTTATCAGGCCCCGCGAGTAGCAGAAGTTTATAATATCGGTGGTAGTCGCTTTAGTAATTGTTCCATGTTAGAAGCTATTCAAGAATGTGAAGCGATTGCGGATAAAAAGTTAAACTGGCAATATGTGGAGACTAATCGCATTGGTGATCATATCTGGTGGATTTCTGATGTGAGTAAGTTTAAAAATCATTATCCTGATTGGCAGTTAACCTACACAGTAACGGATATTCTCAAAGAGATTTTTAGTCAAAACGTTAGCCGTTGGACTTAG
- a CDS encoding glycosyltransferase produces MLTKIYKNKIFRFLIAGGVAFLINLFLIYWFIDDLGFNTPFLKNVANVISIEISLIASFFIYRIWVWTGGDWTIRDVILIQLPLYHLSAGLAVLLRVFLIFPFLNWLGISPGVNTMIGVLLGASINYVASDSLIFKPKNKTNETEMYYPEGLAPAFEMDGYSHPRQSRDNHAVKTLSIVIPAYNEEDCIESTAHLISERLERDKIDYEILVVNDNSKDNTEAVLQKINQENPRIRYINNYYPNGFGFAVRCGLENFSGDAVAVVMADNSDSPDNMVDYYYKLQEGYDCVFGSRFIRGGKVIDYPIHKLFVNRLANLFIQVLFGLKFNDTTNAFKIYRKEVIEGISPLLSHHFNLTVEMPLKAIVRGYSYTTIPITWRNRTTGVSKLKLKEMGSRYLFIVLSIWLEKYLSRGDYKRKQKKNQVG; encoded by the coding sequence ATGTTAACTAAAATCTACAAGAATAAAATTTTCCGATTTCTCATTGCTGGGGGAGTGGCATTTCTAATCAACTTATTCTTAATTTATTGGTTCATTGACGACTTGGGATTTAATACCCCATTTCTGAAGAATGTTGCTAATGTTATTTCGATAGAAATATCTTTAATTGCTAGTTTCTTTATCTATAGAATCTGGGTGTGGACTGGAGGAGATTGGACAATCAGAGATGTGATTTTGATACAACTTCCTCTCTATCATCTCTCGGCAGGTTTAGCCGTTTTACTGCGAGTTTTCTTGATATTTCCCTTCTTAAACTGGTTAGGAATTAGCCCCGGAGTTAACACAATGATTGGGGTTTTACTGGGAGCTAGTATTAACTATGTTGCCAGTGATAGCCTAATTTTTAAACCCAAGAATAAGACTAATGAGACAGAAATGTACTATCCCGAAGGATTAGCACCAGCTTTCGAGATGGACGGTTACTCTCACCCACGTCAATCAAGGGATAACCATGCAGTAAAAACCTTATCAATAGTTATCCCTGCTTACAACGAAGAAGATTGCATCGAAAGCACTGCTCACTTAATATCCGAACGTTTAGAACGGGATAAAATTGATTATGAAATCCTAGTTGTTAATGACAATAGCAAAGATAACACCGAAGCAGTTCTGCAAAAAATCAACCAAGAAAACCCTCGGATTCGCTACATCAATAACTATTATCCCAATGGTTTTGGTTTTGCGGTACGCTGTGGATTAGAAAATTTTAGCGGCGATGCGGTGGCAGTAGTAATGGCAGATAATTCCGACTCTCCCGATAACATGGTGGACTATTATTATAAACTGCAAGAAGGCTACGATTGCGTTTTTGGTTCTCGTTTTATCAGGGGAGGAAAAGTTATTGATTATCCCATACACAAGTTATTCGTCAATCGTTTGGCTAATCTCTTCATTCAAGTTTTATTTGGGCTAAAATTTAATGATACCACTAACGCCTTTAAAATCTATCGGAAGGAGGTTATCGAAGGAATCTCACCTCTACTCTCTCACCATTTTAACTTAACAGTAGAGATGCCCTTAAAAGCAATCGTGCGAGGATATTCCTACACGACAATTCCCATCACTTGGCGCAATCGTACCACGGGGGTTTCCAAGTTAAAACTCAAAGAAATGGGTAGTCGTTATTTATTTATAGTTCTCTCTATCTGGTTAGAAAAATACCTTTCTCGAGGCGACTATAAGCGCAAACAGAAAAAGAATCAAGTCGGTTGA
- a CDS encoding NAD-dependent epimerase/dehydratase family protein, which translates to MTRQVLITGGAGFVGSSLGLGLAQRYPDWKIIALDNLKRRGSELNIPRLKQAGIEFVHGDVRNAEDLEASALPVDLILECSAEPSVLAGYNSPGYVLQTNLIGTINCLELARQTQADFIFLSTSRVYPIAYLNQLNYTETDTRFQLSEQQNLPGVSAFGISEQFPLDLPRSLYGSTKLASELIINEYGDAYGLRTLINRCGVLTGPWQMGKVDQGVFALWVANHYFQKSLKYIGYGGTGKQVRDFLHVADLLDLIDIQIANLEQFKGQTFNVGGGQDFSLSLYETTKLCQEITGNSIMIEAVPENRTGDMPIFITDSRKISSITGWQPQRDGRKLIQDIFDWIYNHEKELKGIF; encoded by the coding sequence ATGACTAGGCAAGTGTTAATTACTGGTGGTGCGGGTTTTGTGGGCAGTTCTTTAGGTTTGGGATTAGCCCAACGTTATCCTGATTGGAAAATTATCGCTTTAGATAACTTAAAACGTCGCGGTTCTGAATTAAATATTCCCCGTCTCAAACAAGCGGGAATTGAATTTGTTCATGGAGATGTCAGAAATGCGGAAGACTTAGAAGCATCCGCTTTGCCAGTGGATTTAATCCTAGAATGTTCGGCAGAACCTTCCGTTTTAGCTGGTTATAATTCCCCCGGCTATGTTTTGCAGACTAACTTAATTGGAACGATTAACTGTTTAGAATTAGCTAGACAAACCCAAGCAGATTTTATTTTTCTCTCCACCAGCAGAGTTTATCCCATTGCCTATCTTAATCAATTAAACTATACAGAAACAGATACTCGTTTTCAGTTATCTGAACAGCAAAATTTACCCGGGGTTTCTGCTTTTGGTATCAGTGAACAATTTCCCTTAGATTTGCCCCGTTCTCTCTACGGTTCGACTAAGTTAGCATCGGAATTGATTATTAATGAATATGGGGATGCCTACGGATTAAGAACTTTAATTAATCGTTGTGGAGTTTTAACTGGTCCTTGGCAGATGGGAAAAGTTGATCAGGGAGTTTTTGCCCTTTGGGTGGCTAATCATTACTTTCAGAAGTCCTTAAAATATATCGGTTATGGGGGTACAGGGAAACAGGTTAGAGATTTTCTTCATGTAGCTGATTTACTCGATTTAATCGATATTCAGATTGCTAATTTAGAACAATTCAAAGGGCAGACTTTTAATGTGGGGGGTGGGCAAGATTTTTCTTTGTCTCTTTACGAAACCACAAAACTATGTCAGGAAATCACGGGCAATAGTATAATGATTGAGGCAGTTCCCGAAAATCGCACCGGAGATATGCCAATTTTTATAACTGATTCTCGCAAAATCAGTTCTATAACTGGATGGCAACCCCAGCGAGACGGTAGAAAATTAATCCAAGATATCTTTGATTGGATTTATAATCACGAGAAGGAATTAAAAGGTATTTTTTAA
- a CDS encoding 1,2-dihydroxy-3-keto-5-methylthiopentene dioxygenase translates to MAILRLENGTTYTQLADISLELAKLNVTLNYWPIENQATRQLLKQASLTEEEKEIVLTSLDGYFEQLKQEAGYQARDLIVLHPEIPNLDTLLAKFERCHTHADDEVRYIIDGEGVFGFVFPDGSQGELTIQPQEYINVPAHSEHWFHLTASKRVKAVRYFTSTAGWVPEYTETVIRFPSLTAV, encoded by the coding sequence ATGGCGATACTACGCTTAGAGAATGGGACAACCTATACCCAGTTAGCCGATATTAGTCTGGAATTGGCTAAATTAAATGTTACTTTAAACTATTGGCCGATCGAAAACCAGGCCACCCGTCAGCTACTTAAGCAAGCTTCTCTTACCGAAGAAGAAAAAGAAATAGTTTTAACCAGCTTAGACGGTTATTTTGAGCAACTAAAGCAAGAAGCGGGTTATCAAGCTAGAGATTTAATCGTTTTACACCCTGAAATTCCCAATCTCGACACTTTACTGGCAAAATTCGAGCGCTGTCACACCCACGCTGACGATGAGGTGCGTTATATCATTGATGGGGAGGGGGTTTTTGGCTTTGTCTTTCCCGATGGTTCTCAGGGGGAATTAACTATTCAACCTCAAGAATACATCAATGTTCCCGCCCATAGCGAACACTGGTTTCACCTCACTGCCAGTAAACGAGTTAAAGCAGTACGTTACTTCACCAGTACCGCCGGATGGGTTCCCGAATATACGGAAACCGTTATTCGTTTTCCTAGTTTAACAGCCGTGTAG
- the petG gene encoding cytochrome b6-f complex subunit V, translated as MIEPLVLGIVLGLIPITLAGLFVAAYLQYKRGNQFGLD; from the coding sequence GTGATTGAACCTTTAGTGCTAGGGATTGTCCTAGGCTTAATTCCCATTACCCTAGCGGGTTTGTTCGTTGCCGCCTATTTACAGTACAAACGGGGCAATCAATTCGGCTTAGACTAA